From the Argentina anserina chromosome 3, drPotAnse1.1, whole genome shotgun sequence genome, the window ATGGTTAGATGGGGATGGGCACAAAGAAGAGATTACATATGATCCTGATGATTACCCTTCCTGTAGAAGTAATGACAGTAATGATGGAGGGAGCAAGAGGGAGTTGGATAATCATTTACATGTTCCATCTGAGGTGAGAATGAGGGTCGAGAGTGCAAAAGAGGAAAGTTCTCATGTTTCCAATGCTCAGATCGTGCGTCTCCCAAGTAGTGGCAACCTTTTTGAGAGGAGAGATGGTGAAGGGCAAATGGAACGGATTGATTCTAGCTGTGATGGAACCAGGATTGCTGATCATGTTGATGAAAATAAGATCACTGGGGAAATTAGCATTTTGAAAGATAATGATCTGGAGACGGTCTTAAGACAGAAGGCTTTAGAAAATTTAAAGAGATTCAGAGGAAAGCCTCAAAGGATTGCAGTAACTGGTAATAAGGAAGATGAGCAAAGGATTGCAGTAACTGGTAATAAGGAATATGAGAAGCAACCTTCTGGTGTAAAGGCTGAATTGGTTCAAATGGATTCCTTTAAGGTGGGTGGGGCTGGGGTGGTGGTTGTTAAGCCCTTCAAGGAGGATACTTCTATAAATGAGCACTCATTAGTAGAAGAGACCAATGGGTCTCCGGTCAGTGATTCCATTTGTTCATCTGAAATATCTGAAAAGGAAGCGGTTAAGAAGAATGGTAGAAATGAAACCGTCTCTGCCAAGCAAGATGTTGCCCATCCAACACATCAAGACGCTATTGCTGGTAGTTCCAGATCAACTGCTGTTGTAGATAAATCAAACTTGGCTGCACCAAAATCAATGTCTCGTTCACTAAAACCAAACTCAATTCTGAAGCGGGCACTTTCTTCACTGGAACCCCCTCGTGATAGGTTGTCGGTAACTGTGAGTGGTGTAGATAACTCTGCTTCCGGAGCTGCCCAAACTGTGAACCAAAGTAGCGATAACGTTGGTCTAGACATCAACAGTGGTTCTGGTTCTACTGGTCCTGAACCTTCTGGAGAGAATAGGTCTGATATACAGCAAGATGAGGCTAAGGATGGTTCACAGTTTGAGCAGAAGACCATGTCTGTGATGCGAGGTAGTGAAGTGGTACAGGTGGGTGTCTAATCTACTACTTGAAGTTCTTGTTTCTTATATTGTCCCAACGTTAATAAAAGAATTAGGATTATGCTAAGCACTTGGAAggatttttaaataaaagaattaatAGAGACAAACTGGGTCAGTCCCAGGATAATCCTTTGGAAGTAGGTGGATGTACCACACATCCCTGTAATTCGTAGGGCACATTTTGTAGATTAAACCCTGATTAAGTGACTTTCAGTTTTTAAATTTAGAGTCTGTTCTATTATTGCTCTAATAACTTTGTTTATTGTTGACTAGGTGAGCTACAAGGTTTACATCCCGAAGAAAACTCCTGCTTTGGCGAGGAGGCAACTCAAGCGATGAAATTGGGAGAATGCTTCAAACAACATTTGCTTCAATTAACAGAGGACGCAATTGGTTTTTTGGAGTCTGATGTTTGATTGACTTcataaataaaagaattgtGGTCAAGTAGTCATTGGTATGACCAAGAAAGGGAAGTAATTGGTAAATCATGTCACAATTTTTCAACTGTTCATATCTGTATTACTTGTTCTGatattttttcttctgttaCGCAGCTTATGTAACTTGCTCAGGTTATGACATGAATAAGAACAATGAAAGAACGTGTTCAactatttttttgttcaagtattaaagcatctttctgtattaCTGGTATTGCAGCTAATATTGTGCCTGTTTTCTGGATTGTGCTGCTATTTCTATTCTTTTTCTCGTGGTCCTCTGTTAGGATATCTAAGGGCATTTAGATTATTTATCTGCTACCTCTTGCACCTAAGGGAAACATGGATAAAGGTTGTCCTCAGTCCATAGAGAATGTAAATGTGTTTTGCCGGTGGTCCAAAATTTTAAACGGCATGTTTTCTCAAGTTTACCCAAATAGGAAGGAAATGAAATGAACAAATTAGAGAGCCATAACCCCAGAGATAGGGCAAGTAGAAGCTAATTTGTAGCAATACATGAAAAAGAAAGACTTTTATTGTTTGTTCTTGACAAAGGAGACGATGTGAAATTTAAGGAGGTATCCTATCTCTCGCTCCTCAAGGGGTGATGCACTTCTTACATCTTAGGGCCTTCTCTAAGAGCTTATTCCACTACAGGGTAACATAAAGCCAAATTTAGCTAAGAAAACAAGAATAAGACGACCTTGGAGCTTTGCTATAAGTTTTAAATCATTCATGAACATCATTCATGAACCCTTGATATCCTTGCCCTGACTTCTTTGACAGTCTTTTTGTGGCTACCTCTTGATTTTCACTCAAGATGCCCtgtaaaagaaga encodes:
- the LOC126786189 gene encoding uncharacterized protein LOC126786189 isoform X1, with amino-acid sequence MAKSSSSHRKKRDKISSKARTKKKSKTRSKTKSEKYRSKKVRRRDDSISYSDEDDTRSLSSDSSFSSEDRQKGRRGRSSTRRDVKGSKKRGRKRSYSSDSREGSVRPRVKRRKGTKKGKEYKAKKRSRSREKPRRNVKTSSVSSGSWSCSTCQGGGISGDEIESNKTHRGRSEKRVREETDRNKVESGTERSRYMSRSCSLRSRDSESDPQSLERVSGERNGRRLRSVIAVTEEDYEGRWLDGDGHKEEITYDPDDYPSCRSNDSNDGGSKRELDNHLHVPSEVRMRVESAKEESSHVSNAQIVRLPSSGNLFERRDGEGQMERIDSSCDGTRIADHVDENKITGEISILKDNDLETVLRQKALENLKRFRGKPQRIAVTGNKEDEQRIAVTGNKEYEKQPSGVKAELVQMDSFKVGGAGVVVVKPFKEDTSINEHSLVEETNGSPVSDSICSSEISEKEAVKKNGRNETVSAKQDVAHPTHQDAIAGSSRSTAVVDKSNLAAPKSMSRSLKPNSILKRALSSLEPPRDRLSVTVSGVDNSASGAAQTVNQSSDNVGLDINSGSGSTGPEPSGENRSDIQQDEAKDGSQFEQKTMSVMRGSEVVQVSYKVYIPKKTPALARRQLKR
- the LOC126786189 gene encoding uncharacterized protein LOC126786189 isoform X2 — its product is MAKSSSSHRKKRDKISSKARTKKKSKTRSKTKSEKYRSKKVRRRDDSISYSDEDDTRSLSSDSSFSSEDRQKGRRGRSSTRRDVKGSKKRGRKRSYSSDSREGSVRPRVKRRKGTKKGKEYKAKKRSRSREKPRRNVKTSSVSSGSWSCSTCQGGGISGDEIESNKTHRGRSEKRVREETDRNKVESGTERSRYMSRSCSLRSRDSESDPQSLERVSGERNGRRLRSVIAVTEEDYEGRWLDGDGHKEEITYDPDDYPSCRSNDSNDGGSKRELDNHLHVPSEVRMRVESAKEESSHVSNAQIVRLPSSGNLFERRDGEGQMERIDSSCDGTRIADHVDENKITGEISILKDNDLETVLRQKALENLKRFRGKPQRIAVTGNKEYEKQPSGVKAELVQMDSFKVGGAGVVVVKPFKEDTSINEHSLVEETNGSPVSDSICSSEISEKEAVKKNGRNETVSAKQDVAHPTHQDAIAGSSRSTAVVDKSNLAAPKSMSRSLKPNSILKRALSSLEPPRDRLSVTVSGVDNSASGAAQTVNQSSDNVGLDINSGSGSTGPEPSGENRSDIQQDEAKDGSQFEQKTMSVMRGSEVVQVSYKVYIPKKTPALARRQLKR